The stretch of DNA GGTTCAAATGTGAGTTTATTCGAAATTGAATCGAACTTGAGTagcttaatttttttattccatCTTCTctagtttttatttaaaatactatttataaatttaattcactataacataaatttattattttttcgaACCCATTATAGATGTGACAATTTATTCATAGAAATGGAGATGAATCGAGTCCACTTGCGATTTTTAGTTAGTGCTATTAATGTTTTCAAGGGAAAGACCTTGAAAATTTCCATGAATGTGTGAGCTTCGATCTAGGCCGATCCATGGGCTGGATGACCCACTGGGTATTCAAAATCAGTTTTCGGTTGTTGAAGAGTTATCACGTGAAAGTATATGGAGCTGGAAACCAATTATATTCAATTTGAATCCTTGGAAGATTATTACATTTGCGCTTTTTCTCCCCAGTTCTAGCTTTCGTTTAATGATACACAACAACAGCTCCACTTGGTCTTTACGGGCATGGACTCAAGCATCAGCTGGGTAATTGTTCCATCCAAGCTTGTCCATTCGCCCGCTCAAATTTGATGTGGGCTCGACTCTGATAATTTACTATATAGTTTCCCCACATCTGGAACTTTAAAAGTGACTATCGACTTCGTCTCCACTTATCATAGCCGGATTAAAAGTTTATTGACCGATGAACAGCAGTTTATTTCGCTTTAAACCCATATGAAGAATGGAGCTTTCCTGAGACGTACGTGATCAGACAATGCTTAGGGACAAAGAATTCATATACAGAGAATTTGGCTAACACTGATTAGCCTCAAATTAGTTACGATACAAAGGCATATACTCGTTACCATACAAAACCAAGGGGAAAAGAGAAAGCAAAAGTAGAACATCAAAATATTATACAAGAAAGCAACAAAGGCAGCTAGACTTGGTCCAAAAACTAATGTCCCAAGTCCCCATTCTAGCACTTCAACACTATCCATGTGTCATCTTTCATCGGAGGGCATTGACGAAAGCCGTCAGAGACGCAACATCTCTATTTTCAGATGGATATTTAATGGGTCGTGAAGCATTCTTGGGGAAGAAAAGTATGGTAGGGAAGCTCCCCAACTGCAATTCTTGCTGTGCAAATGACTTCTCCTCTCCATCTGCTCTGAACTTCGCAATCTTAACACCGGATCCTGTCAGTTTCTCCGCCAATTCAACGTAGGATTGCTCCATCCCCTGGCAAAACTGGCACCAAGGTGCGTAAAGAACAACTAGCCAAGGCTCATTCCTTCTTTTCAGTTTCAGCAAGTTCTCAATTCCGGGCCTGCTCAAATTCACAACACAGTTGGTGTTGAAAAGGTCTGTCTCTTGGACCGTCCCATTCGCATGAACTGCCCCGTTCAAGCTTTCCTCCTTGATGTTCCCTTTGTGAAGTCCACACTCCTTGGCTTTAGCATCCTCCCACCACCATCGTCCTTCTCTCTCGTGTTGACCTGGTAGCACAGCTCTTGTGCAAGGTTCGCAACCAATGGAGATATAACCTTTGGCATGCAAAGAGTTCACTGGAACATTCATGGCTCGAAGAAAACTCCAGATATCATTTCCTTTTACATTTGCAACGGGATTCCACTTCACCAAACTGCCAATCCCGCCATCCAAACCCTCAAAAACAGGGTCAACCTGAACAACTGGGACTTCAGATCTGGTACCAGGGGATTGATCCTTTCTTTGACCCGTTATCCAGGCTCGCAACCCTTTAAGGGCTCTTCTCAAAGGCCTAACTTTTCTCACACGGCAGCATTCCTGGTGACCGTCTTCGTAAAACGAGAAGAGCCCTTTGTTTCTTACCAAATCCTGCACTTCGGCAGCATCAGGGAACATGTATTCTATTCGGATTTTATAGCGTTTCTCAACATCATCAAAGAATTTGTATGTCTCCGGGTTCAATCT from Primulina eburnea isolate SZY01 chromosome 6, ASM2296580v1, whole genome shotgun sequence encodes:
- the LOC140834777 gene encoding 5'-adenylylsulfate reductase 1, chloroplastic-like yields the protein MAFSVTSSSAIRSSLSSPLEQPKAAQVGAFQPDRNHLPQAVVNFSRRRCAVKPLNAEPKRNDSIVPSATTSFAHEVVEKIGLEDFDILSKELENASPLEIMDKALEKFGNDIAIAFSGAEDVALIEYASLTGRPFRVFSLDTGRLNPETYKFFDDVEKRYKIRIEYMFPDAAEVQDLVRNKGLFSFYEDGHQECCRVRKVRPLRRALKGLRAWITGQRKDQSPGTRSEVPVVQVDPVFEGLDGGIGSLVKWNPVANVKGNDIWSFLRAMNVPVNSLHAKGYISIGCEPCTRAVLPGQHEREGRWWWEDAKAKECGLHKGNIKEESLNGAVHANGTVQETDLFNTNCVVNLSRPGIENLLKLKRRNEPWLVVLYAPWCQFCQGMEQSYVELAEKLTGSGVKIAKFRADGEEKSFAQQELQLGSFPTILFFPKNASRPIKYPSENRDVASLTAFVNALR